The DNA segment AATTTCAATGATGTAAAGTTGTTCATTGAGCAGACAGACCAACTGCTCACACAAAATATGCTTAGAATCTATTAGACTTATTTAAAGAGTTCAAACATTTGCTTAGTAATTATTTTTGGTCTTCCAATGTATCTAAACCTTGGGTATTACTtggaatataaaaaaaaatttaataccCTTAGAAGTCTCTACCTTGAAAAACGTTTTTTAAGTGCTTGAGCTGATTTTAAGTTGGTCAAACCTAAAGAGCTTTTAAGTTGAAAAAGCCATTAATTGGGGGTGCCCATCTTATAGCTTTTGGCTTCAAAGCACTTTTAGTGTTTACCATAcaccaaaataaacaaaaaagtgTTTAAAATCTAGTTTGACCAGCTTTTAAGCCAACACAAACACCCTCTATTTCATTTCTTGGATATCCTTGCAAAGATTGACTTTTGATGGTTTACTGCAGTTTTGATCTGTTTTCTTTATCCTTGTAGAAGGCACAACCACAAATGGTGACTTTCTCCTTCCGTTCAAGTCTGGTGCATTTCTGTCAGGAGCTCCGGTGCAGCCTGTGATATTAAGATATCCATACCAGAGATTAAGTCCTGCGTGGGACTCGATATCTGGGGTAAGTATTTGGTGATCTAAAACTTGCTTTGTCATTTTAAGAAGATATGGTAGTACTTCCTCTTCAGTGGTTGATGCAGTTGCATAATATTGTGCTCTGTTACAGGCTATATTCATGCCCCCTCCTAACACCATGGTTGTCTTTTGTGTTCTTCTTAAAACATGTTATGTTGCTACTTTTGGACTCCACAAGTatcattttctttcatttagtCATGTACGAATTGTTTTCCTGACTTTGTGCAATGAACGCTGAACTTTGAGTTCCCTGTTCTGACAGTTGGTGTAACAGAATACAGATATCATCTATAACATTTTAAGTCTTTGTGGGAAACTTGGTTTCTTGACCACAAAATAGTTAAATGATAGATTTGAAGATGAACTTTGAGGCACCAAGTTAGTCATTACAACAAGGAAAATTCAGTATCCAATACTTGAATATTTGTTCTGATATATGAAGATATTGCTGATTGCAAAAAAGTTCATTAAATAAGATCCGTTCTCACTGATTGGATGAAAATGCAATTCTTCTTGCAGGTTCGGCATGTGATTCTCCTTCTCTGTCAATTTGTCAATTATGTGGAGGCAACCTGGTTACCTGTTTACTACCCCTCTCAGCAAGAAAAGGATGATCCTAGACTTTATGCTGAGAATGTCCGGAGGTTGATGGCTCATGAGGTATGGTTTGTATGCAATTTTTCCTTAACGACAGTTCAATCATTATATTTAAAGAGTAAGAACATAAAAGCCACTCTAGAGTCCTGTTAGGAATATGATTTGCTAGTTTTACGCCTTTTTCTCCCTACAATTAGGGGAACACATCTTCATTGAACTTTGTTGTAAGAATGAAATTTCACTCATTGATTCTTGCTCTTCAGATGTGGTTTTGTAGAAAATAGGTTGTGGATAAACATCTCCACAATCTGGAGATGTCAACCCATGTCCCATACCCATATTGAGCTTGTGTTGAATTTGTTTCTTTTGTAGAAATGTCATAGAGCAAATAGGAGCCCTCCACAATTTGGAGAGTCACCCATTTTCTCTGTGCTCTTATATTTGTGTTCCTTGAAAGTGGAGAGTTTAGTATCAGGATCTCTACACTGCAAACAACGGATGTTTATCTCTAGAAAGTAGTAGTCTTTTCACCATGTAATCTCCCAAGGCATGTTAAGTAAGCACGTGAACTTAATGCCGGGCAATTTCATTCCTCTGTGCACTTATGTACTGATGGGTGATCGCATTCCTCTGTTCTTGCAGGGTAATTTAATACTCTCAGATATTGGCCTGGCAGAGAAGCGAGTATATCATGCTGCTCTCAATGGTAATAATAGCATGCCTACTGTTTTCCATCAGAAAGACGATTGATCATTTCATCGCCTGGACACTGAAATGATATCTAGTCCAAGTGCGATACTAGTTGTGTTGTTTCTGAATATAATGGCACAGTGGGGTTGTCCTCTCTACTATCTAAAATAAGAAAACTTGGGTGTTCTGTCATACTTCTGTATCTTCATGTATCAAAGagtatccttttttttttgatatcCTGAGTGGACATTTGTTGTTCAAGTATCCAGTTCGAGAGGTTCTATGTTTTGTATATCATGTGTTACATGACAGTTAGGCAATGTTTTACCGAGCATCTTGGACATTTGTTTATCTGAAGCATCTCTTTGGTGTTCGTGCAGGTTTGTTTTGTCAACAGTAATTCGGGTTCGCCATCTGTATATTCATTCTGTGATTCTATTATTTGCAAAAGTTATATGAAGATAACCTTCCAGATGAAGCATTCTTTGTGTCTATATCAATGAAAATGGACCTATGGACATCATTGTTTGGCCACAGCCAGTGGTTACATGCTCAAATATCGTTGTTTCCTATTCATTTACCTTCCATTTTGACAGACCCAACAGAGTGATTCAGCTTAGCAGCTAGCGCTGCTGGCTGGGTTAAGTGTAATTCACAAGATTAGTTTAGTCTCTTCCCTTGTCTTCGGGTATGTGAATATAGTTCCACTAATTTTCCTTGACGATTGCTTCTGAGCTAGACAACTGTTTCTTGGCTATCAGGAGCGCTAAATGTTTTTGTTCGTTTTTGTGTTTGGCTAATGTATTCAAAGATCAGAAATCAGGTATGTTGGAGGCATCATCGCTTCCTCAAATATCATTCCCCGCATCTGGAAGTGCTTATTTCTCTTTTCGCGTCTCCTTTTCGTATGCTTAATACACTATTGAAGATTGTCATTGGGAGGAGAGGTTAGGGGGGAGAGGACAGAGATGTTACAATTGATGTTATTGTGTTTTGTAAATTTAGCCAAGTTAATTCTTAGCATCATCCGTTTGTTAAATTTTTCTCCCTAGTTTTAGACTAATTTGGCTCTCTGAAACTATGACGGCACGTCTGTGGTGGAGGGCAAAAGTAACAGACTCAGTTCATTTGGATTGTATGATTGAAGAGAATGAGAAAGCATTCTAGTATGAGAAAGTAACTTCAGAAAAAGCACCAAACATGTCGTTAATCTATGTGAACCTATATATAATTTTATGCGCCAATCCTTTTTAACATAATCTAGAGCCAAGGTGTAGCTTAATATGGCTTTTATGTAGTGTTGATCACCAGAGTTTATCGACTATTTAGATTTGGTTCACATTGCAATAAATGAAAACCAAAAGAAGCGGCTTCTATTAAAAGGAACATATTCTGTATTTAATATCCATTTGTATATGCAGCAAGCTAAAGTGGTCCCTCTCCACATATTAGCTTGCTTTTCCTGTATGGTTGCTAACTTAAAACATATTTTTCTTCTGTTAATATAGGCAACGCTAAATGCTTgaacttttgttttccttttcagattaatatttataaaaataacgCAAAATATTTTATATGAGCACTGTCCTGATCTTTTGAACTCACATTACCTTCTAGTATTTAATTCTTTACGAAGACAAAATTAAGATAACTTACAGTAGAAATGGTAGTACAACTGCAACATTCTGCAGTAAAAAGTAAAGCCTAAACTGTAAAAGAGCACTGGTCATATGCAGTATAGCATCCCGGCATATCACCAGACTTAAGGTGGCAAATATACTGCTCCAAGGGATTGGTGATTTCTCAACATGGTGCATCTCTTTGTAGAACGACGTGAAAAGTGGAAACCTTGACCGAATGAATAGAGATCAATTGACAGACTTTTTTCTCAAATGCAGGATGTACGTGTTTTTTCTGACATACTCACGTGATCAATCGATGAACGAGACAGAAATTACCCTAAAAGATAAGGGATCAAACAAGGCATATTGCACACTGCAATGCCACATTACAAATAGTACAACTTCTTAAAGCAAGCTAATCTCAATCATTTCTTTGTTTTCATGAAATACATGGAGTAGCTAGCCTTCACAAATTTTCTTCTTCAGGATATTCCAAGGGAAATGTGATCACAAAAGGGTCCATAAATGTTTACCTTTCTTTTACTGAGCGATTGGTAGACTTTCTTAACTCCCAAGAAGGTAAGCATCCTTTAAGGGGTGACTGTAAAAACATCGAAGACTTAGATAACTTCTGCTGTCTTGTTGAAATTGAAGAAAGACAACTGAAAGTACTTCTCAACCTTCTCTTTTCACTAACGTATTCTGGGCCATTAGGTTCGTCTTCGACAGCAGCAATTTTCAAAGCCTCAGGCAACATGCAGTTGAATGCTGAACCTTTAtagaccaaaaagaaaagaaaatgaatactGATATCATTAAAATGGAAATTGGAGGTACTTCTTTTTCTCCTGTATCGAGAAATCCCAAGATTTGTCCACAGTTCAAAACTCGGTAGATAATGGGCCCAAGTTTCGGTGTACTATAACTGAACTGATGCCAAGTGGCAgctttaggggtcgtttggtacgcGGACTAAATTATCCTGGACTAATTTATCCCATTTGAGAGGTGGGATAAAATAATCCCAAGTTTGATGAGATAAGGTGGGATATCCAAGATTAAGTCTGAGATTAGGATAAATTTATACCGCCAACCAAAAAACAGTATAAATTTAATTTCAGACTTAATCTTACCTTATCCCTGTACCAAACGACCCTTTAGTATGTAAATGATATTGCATTTAAAGATTGAGTGCCAAGATGGAGGAGGGAGAATAGATTTTAGTTGTGTGCGCGGCAGGAAATAAAGGTAGGAATTCAGTTCTCTACAGATCAAGTATAAAAGCCAGATCAAGTAAAGAGAGGTGGAATGGTAGAGCGATACCTAATTTTGCAAGTCGGTTCACCCATTTCGGGATCTTTTTCCCAGTGAGCTTGTAGCATATATCCTTGCAAAAATGATTGCAGTTCTTCACAATCAAGTGATACGAGTCACCATTATAGGCAGCAGCTTGATGTTCAATAAACTCTCTAACCTGAGGCGGATCCAACTTTGTGGTTCCAATAAATATCGACTTCCTAAACTTAAATCCTGGACATTGCCGCGGTTCAACTTCAAAGACACCGCTGGTCGGGTAGTCATGAGCTCCAAATGCGTATTCTACACCATGAACTGTGAAGTATAGGTTACATTAGTTCAACTGCAAAAATATGAGAATTGAAAATAGAGACTACTTTTGGCAGCGGATCAACTACCAGGTTCATTGGTATGTCTAGAGACAAAATACTTATTTATCCACGTCTGAGGTCAAAACAAAGCTGTCCATTTAATAGCAAAAGTGTCTATATGTCAATATGACATCCCACCATGAAACACACAAACAGGTAGTAACTATAAAGCGTAGCTCGCACTTGTTCATTTCACAAAACTGGAGTTCACATTTCATTTGAGGTTACCATACAGATTAAGAGTGGAAGAGCAGTTGTTAAGTAACTTTTAATAGCCAAAAGATAGTTTCTGATGCATCCAAGATATGCATTAGAGACATGTCTCTTCCGAGCAGTAGTATAAAATCATTTCAAAGTTCATCTCAAGCCTCATAAGCTAGTGGAGTTTTAAGAGAACCTTGAGATTTCATTAAACCGACTGAATGAACTTGCAGAAATGCAGTTTTCTACGAGAAACATATTGCACGTACCGACAAAAACTATATATGAAAATAGGTAATTAATCTATTGGAGCATTCTCTTCTTCAGAAAACATCCCAAGATGAACTAAGAAGTAAGAAGTGCCAGATTCTATAACACTCCAAAAGTAAAAGTTACGAACAAACTGTGATGCATACCAAATATTATCAGACAAAAAATACAACGAACAAGCTCcaatgcatgcttatatatatatatatatatatatatatatatatatatatatatataccaatcaaattgaaatttgaattgaattagAAGCTTCTCAGTTCTACCGAGACCACCATTACTAAATTAAGACACAAGATGAATATACCCTAGAGGCAAGTTTCAGATCCTGAAGTTAATGAAATTCTTTTATCTTGTAATAGCTAAAAATGGCATGTAAGACAGACAAGCATATGATAATATGTACACATAATCTTGGAGATACAATCCCTCATTAAACAATTAGTAAAATCAACATATAAGATAGGAAAAGGAATCCGTATAGAACCATTTATTTACAAGCATGATACTTCGCGTAGGTGCATTCTAACATAAGTAACAGTGAATAACTAAAaagaagtaaagaggaaaaagctAAATAATGACTCTTACCTTCCACACCAGAATGAAAGATACCAAAGCCAGCCCAATAGACATAGTTATTCATAGGGGTCAAGTCATACACGTTGAGACACACTGGCGTCTCACCAGGACCAAAACGATCTGACTTCACTCTGGGGAGCAAACAAAAATTTGCTGATGATTTGGTCTTCAAACGGAGGGGCACTACTGATTTCCATCCTTTCTTTGATTTTAATGTCATTTTCCTTTTACTATGCCAAAAAAATCATTCAAAACCCACTTGCGTCTTGTATATCTGCATGAAAAGAAAAGCATAAGGCTTCATATTAAAGTTTAAGAAGTCAGTCTACagaacaactaagaaaagaaacaATGCAAAGACAAACTTAATAATATACCAATGAAAGAATGATAGGTCAAGAACAGAATGACGCAAAGATCACAAATCATAGCTGTTTGATTTCGTACAATACAATTCCAAATATTTAAGTGAAAGTTGCACCAATGTTTCCATGTATCAACCAATGACATCAGTTACATATGAGAACTACAGAACAAAGGGGTAAAGCACTAGAGCATGCTTTCCATCTAAAAGAACATATCATTCTGCTTGAAATTTGAAGCATTATACGTTAATACAATTTGGATCCACTAACGACAACGAGACATATCTAGTTTTGTCACCTCCAAAACTCGAACAGACATTCAGAACTTTGGATTATACACAAGTTTGTCTCAAATTTCTAAGTTAGAACTAGTAACCACATGATTGCTAAGCTCTGTCATGTATGCTAGCGCTGTCAATCCAAAAACAAGACCAACCCATTGCACTTGAGGTAGCACATTACAACCCTTGGTCCATGCactttttaatttcttaaaaCAGAGATATCAGACAATTGCAGGCTCTTTTGTGTATTGAAGTAGAGGAATTATTTAGCTAACAGCCTGCTTTTACTAGTCATGTTAACTGATCTATGATACAGCTTGCGGCAAGGCCTTTCTATGATTTCTCAATGAAACCTTGAATTATTCAATTAACAAATGAGTATTTAAACCAAACACAGATAACTGAACTTTGAACAGTTGTGAGGAACTTTCCATAAAATGATTATTGAGAAGGAATCTTCAGTTGAGAGAAAGAGGAGAGAGGGaagtaaaagaataaaaatatatatCCATCTCTTTCATTTCCAAGAAAGTCCACTTTGTGGCATTAGTGGGAAACAACTAATCTAGTATATAATCCTCTTTAGTCTGCATTTAATTTCCAGGAATGAGTACAATATCAATTAATTAGCTCATTTGGTAGATATTTGCTAAAACACTACAGATATAAGCAATCTAATCGTCCGGTAATACAAACATAACCAAAGAAAAGACTATTCATTAACCATTACTAGCCTTCCTCAAACACCCCCCCCCCGGGAAAAAAATGAAGTTATTACCTTTAACTATATGATGGCAAATTTCACCCAAGTTGAAAAACAATGAATGGAGTTGGCACTTCTTTCATCTTTGATGACTTGGCTACTGGTTTCATTCTAGTGGAAAAATTAGtatatttttggaggatccgacacgggtgcgacagctttttggagagtccgcgcaacatagaTTTCCGCTACTCTTATGATTAGAATTTGGATTCAGACATTAACAGTTCATTCCTCCAAATATTTCATACAAACCCCAGTTCTGAAATGCTACTTTCCAAAGAAAAGGCCATCAAAATTCAGGtaatccccccccccctccaaagaaaaaaaaaaagcaaaaggtGCTCTTTAAGGGtaggaaaataaaaaaaggagaaaTTATGAGAGAGTCACAGCTTCAAACTTGTAAGAATTACCAGTAATATATCAGATCTTACAACAAGATTGAAACTTTTGCACTGAACAAAAAGTTTCAACCAATTCTTGAACAAGAAGAGTAGGTTCACAAAACATCAAAGTGGCCaacagaaaaaaatgaaaatgtggACAGAACTGAACCACAAGTGttcaataaaaatccaaattaaaAGCCAAATTATTTAACAAATATCAGAAACTTAAGTATAATAAGAAGAGGAACAAGAAAATTTTGGATGGAAGACTTACAGTTTGCCATTAGAAGAGATACAAAAGACTCCAGCTTTTCTTGAGCATGTAAACTACAGTAATGCAAATAGTGAAGAAAAACAGGCCATTCTTGAAATTGTGCTAGTTGTGTAATCTCCAAGAATAACTAATCACACATTCATGTTTTTCTGACAATAATTCAGAAAATATTACACTGCAAAAAGCTCTGAAATCACGGGAACAATTTTTTTTGAACACAACTAAAGTAAATTATGCTTATAATAAGCAAAAAGAACTGAAGATAGGAAAAAAGCAGAAAACAGAAAGAGGAATTTTGAAGGGACAGCAGATTTTGAGAAGCTAAGCAGAAACTGACACAAGAGAGAAAACACAGACACAcactctttttctctctctcttatttttttttttcagtttctttattttcttttaatttttattgtGGTCTTCGTTCCAAGAATAAAGTCTTTGTTTctatttttattcctttttttttttgtgtgtgttttaCAGCTCTTGGAATAAAGTGTAATCAGACAAGGAAAGTTAGAGTAGAGTAAATGACAAGCTAAATTGAGCCATAATTTCATGGGAAGACATGGAGAAAATTTTGcaaatctatactatattaaaagcaagaacaagaACGTCCTTAATGAAATGTCGTCCGCTTTTTTTACCCTTCAAAATTAAAGTttacactagacaaaatagtcattcaagtattttctaatatttaaaaatattcatTTAATTAATTCATCGTTATTtaggaatagtcatttaattatttttctaatatataAAACTTTAAAATCAACCGAAACTTTACTTATTAATAAgttttttcttattttagttATGTGGATTAATTCTACCTAACTTTGCATCTGAAACGTGTGTAGTTaacttttttatttttgcattttcctTTAACATATCGAGGGGTTTGGATTTTTGCACTCTAATAAGctggataaaaataataatttttttataatttattataaTCATACATTGGTCAATATGTTTACCTGCATATAGATTTTACATTGAAGAAACTTTATAGTTTAATTATCTTTCTAAtatttaaagttttaaaaataactaaaattCTCTACGTGAAATGTTAGATCgatatttttatcctttgaacATAGAATTTTTATTGGATGATAATATAgttataattaaatattaaacttGGGATGATCTAATATTAAAAATTTGAATGAAGAAAAATTATTTCCTCTACTATTGAGAATCAATAATTAAACTTTTGAACTAATTTAACAAAGTAAGTTTTTGAATCAACTGATTAGTTAGAAaatccaattcaattattttACAAATTCATCATATAAGTAACTGCAAAATTTGTAGTGCACATAATAATATTGATggtaaaagaaataaaataaataaagcacaatTAGTTACACCATAGTATTAAGAGTCAAATTGATAAAAATACAAACTTAAAGTAATAAGGATAAAATAGTAGAAGACAAAATAAATTCTAAATGATTATCAttaatttatttttcctttgcattTGTCCGGCAAATGATAAATTcctattattttaatttattaagtTATGTATTATAAAATATTAACTCAACATTAGTCATTTATAGACTTTACATTgtcacttcttttttctttcctaGGAGCTATAGAGCCAACATCTACATTCCCAAATGTTTAAAAGACCAAaagatttaattttttaatttgctttatttgacAAATATTTGGAGAATTgcaatgaactatttttgtgtcACTTGTTTTTTTCAAGTATTAAGTTACCCAAAAACAATAATTTTTGTAAGATATTCCCAAAGAAGTCCTCAAAATCACAATAAGGCATAAGAGGACTTCTACGAGCATGATTTTTTCATAATGATCTAGTTAAATGGGATCAATATTCATTATTAtataattttttgtaatttttattttataagctAAGTAAACAATAAACATGACAACTTGTGAAATTTTAGCAATGAATAAATCTTACATTGAAAATATTGACTAAGATAATTGACGACTTCTACATTGCCatcgtttttttatttattaagttGCTAAACAAAATCAACAATCATCATTTTTAGGAACTCACATTTTTTCATGAACTTGTTTTATAACTCAAGTGTAGTTagttaatataatatttatgtaaCTTTTAGAAAATAGATATTTATTGAGAATggatacacgcgcaacgcgcgtattGTAAGACTAGTTACGTAAAAGAGAGGATTGGCTCTATTATGGATTTATGGTACTTATTTTATGGAATGTATTGTTAGTAATGTTATTTCTTTCGACCTGAAAAAAAGGAATAATATTTTTTTGAGAATTTATGATTTATCCTACaaataaaagaaagataaaaaatatatattctaaTCAATGACTTAACTGGTTAATCCTTTGTTAAGTCATGAAATAGTGTAACTTTGTTATCCCTTAATAGTTGGGAATTAGGATTAATTGTAGGCTTGTAGTTATTTCTTTCGATCcactttaattaatattttggttATTTTTACATATATTAACAAAttcatggcttccaaggccaggGTCGACCCCTTCCTTCTTATAATAAGAGAGAGCGAAAGATGAACTGGCCAAAAAGCTTACTATTTGAAC comes from the Nicotiana sylvestris chromosome 4, ASM39365v2, whole genome shotgun sequence genome and includes:
- the LOC104243809 gene encoding deSI-like protein At4g17486 isoform X4, whose translation is MTLKSKKGWKSVVPLRLKTKSSANFCLLPRVKSDRFGPGETPVCLNVYDLTPMNNYVYWAGFGIFHSGVEVHGVEYAFGAHDYPTSGVFEVEPRQCPGFKFRKSIFIGTTKLDPPQDICYKLTGKKIPKWVNRLAKLGSAFNCMLPEALKIAAVEDEPNGPEYVSEKRSHPLKDAYLLGS
- the LOC104243809 gene encoding deSI-like protein At4g17486 isoform X3, which gives rise to MTLKSKKGWKSVVPLRLKTKSSANFCLLPRVKSDRFGPGETPVCLNVYDLTPMNNYVYWAGFGIFHSGVEVHGVEYAFGAHDYPTSGVFEVEPRQCPGFKFRKSIFIGTTKLDPPQVREFIEHQAAAYNGDSYHLIVKNCNHFCKDICYKLTGKKIPKWVNRLAKLGSAFNCMLPEALKIAAVEDEPNGPEYVSEKRSHPLKDAYLLGS
- the LOC104243809 gene encoding deSI-like protein At4g17486 isoform X1, which gives rise to MTLKSKKGWKSVVPLRLKTKSSANFCLLPRVKSDRFGPGETPVCLNVYDLTPMNNYVYWAGFGIFHSGVEVHGVEYAFGAHDYPTSGVFEVEPRQCPGFKFRKSIFIGTTKLDPPQVREFIEHQAAAYNGDSYHLIVKNCNHFCKDICYKLTGKKIPKWVNRLAKLGSAFNCMLPEALKIAAVEDEPNGPEYVSEKRRLRSTFSCLSSISTRQQKLSKSSMFLQSPLKGCLPSWELRKSTNRSVKER
- the LOC104243809 gene encoding deSI-like protein At4g17486 isoform X2; its protein translation is MTLKSKKGWKSVVPLRLKTKSSANFCLLPRVKSDRFGPGETPVCLNVYDLTPMNNYVYWAGFGIFHSGVEVHGVEYAFGAHDYPTSGVFEVEPRQCPGFKFRKSIFIGTTKLDPPQDICYKLTGKKIPKWVNRLAKLGSAFNCMLPEALKIAAVEDEPNGPEYVSEKRRLRSTFSCLSSISTRQQKLSKSSMFLQSPLKGCLPSWELRKSTNRSVKER